CCGAAGCCACCCGGTGGTTCATGCCGATCCTGATCGTCATCGCCTTCATCAACATCGTCTACGGGGCCTTTTGCGCCATGAATCAGCGGGACATCAAACGCATGGTCGCCTATTCCTCCGTTAACCACATGGGGTATTGCCTCCTGGGCATGGCGGCCATCACCGGGTCGAATGCCTCGGCCGGGCTCTCGGGCGCGGTCCTGCAGATGGTCAACCACGGCATCATTACCGGCTCCCTCTTCCTTTTGGTCGGCGTTCTCTACGACCAAGCGCACACGCGCAATATTGATGATTTCGGCGGTTTGGGCTCCAAATTGCCGGTCTACACGGGCCTGATGACGATTCAAATCATGGCGTCTCTGGGCCTCCCGGGGCTGGCCGGGTTTGTCTCCGAATTCCTCTGCTTTTTGGGCGGGTTCGGCCAGCGCGCCTCGCTCCTCTGGGTGTCCCTCTCGGTCATCGGGATCGTGGTCACCGCGGCCTTTTTCCTTAAATTGATTAAAGACGTGTTCCTGGGTCCCTTCAACACGAAATGGGAAGGCCACCTCAAAGACATCGGCGCACGGGAATTGGTCACCGTGGTCCCGCTCGTGGTCCTCACGGTCTTCCTCGGTGTATACCCGACCGGCTTGATTCAAATGATGGACGCCACCTTGACGAATTTGATCCGTCACGTGACGGGGGGATAAGTCCCGCATGAACGCGATCGTCCCCGAACTGATCCTCACGGCCGCGGCCCTGGCCCTGTTTCTCCTGGAGGCGTTCCGCCCCGGGCGCAAGGCCCCCGCGGTCTTATTGGCGGCGTTGGGTCTGGCGGGCGCCGCCGGGGCCCTCGGGGGAACCGTCGACGGTTGCGCCTGGGATTTCCTGGCCTTCGACGCCGCCACCCGCTATTTGAAGGGCTTGGCCCTCATCGCGGTTGGCTTGGTCTCCGTTTTTTCGGCCACCTTTCCGGCTTTTCAGCGGAAAGATTTCTCCTGGGGGACCTTTTTCGGTCTTCTCCTCCTCTCCACGGTGGGGTTGTTTTTCATGATGTCTGCCCGGGACATTCTCCTGCTCCTGATCGCCATCGAGTTGGTCAGCCTGACCTCCTTCGTTCTCACCGGAATTCTACGGGAAGATCGACGATCGAGCGAAGCGGCCATTAAGTATTTCCTGGTCGGCGCCTTCTCCGCCGGACTCCTGATTTACGGCTTTTCCATCCTTTACGGCCTCACGGGGACAACGCGGATCGACGCGCTGCTCACGGCCACCGTCGATCTTCCGGCGCTTCCGTTGACCGGCGCGTTGTTTTTTATTTTGGCCGGTTTCGGGTTCAAGTTGGCCCTGGCGCCTTTTCACATGTGGGCGCCGGACGTTTATGAAGGCGCTCCCACGCCCGTGACCGCCTATTTGTCCGTGGGACCGAAGGCCGCGGCCTTCGGTCTTCTCCTGCACGTTCTGCCCAATCATGGCGCCCTCCACTTAACCCCGCTCTTGGCCGCCCTGAGCGCCCTGACCATGACGGTGGGGAACTTGGCCGCCCTTCGCCAAACCAACGTTAAACGACTTCTGGCTTATTCGTCCGTGGCCCAGATGGGGTATGTGCTGATGGGCTTCACCGCCGCCGGCAACAACGGCGCCCGATCGGTGTTGGTGTATCTTTCCGGCTATGTGTTCATGAATTTGGGCGCCTTCGCGAGCGTTTTGGCGATGGGGCAAGAATCGAAGACGGAATCCATCGACGGCTTTAAAGGCCTGGCCCAACGCTCCCTGCCGCTGGCGCTCACAACGATGTTTTTCATGCTGTCCCTGACCGGGGTTCCCCCGTTCATCGGTTTCATCGGAAAGTTTTCTCTCTTTTCGGCCGTTCTGCAATCGCCGGGACTCCTGTGGTTGGCCGTGGTGGCCGCCGTCAACAGCGTCGTCTCCTTTGCCTATTATTTCAGCATCGTGCGCGCCATGTTCTTTGACCCCAACGAGCGCCCCGCGCCCTTGTCCTTCTCGCCGGCCCTCGCCGGATGCCTCGCCTTGACCGGCGTGGTGACGGCGGCCGTCGGCCTCTTTCCCAACACGTTCCTACTCCTCGTCCAGAAAGTGCTCCCCTAGGTTTCTTGGTGGTCCCTCCCGTCTTCAAGGTGTTGGAACCGGTTCTTCAATCCCCCGGGGCCGAAGGCCTCCCGGAATTCCTGACCGCGGTGGAAAAGGCCTTCGCCGAATTCGCCAAAAACCGAACGGGGTTTTTGGGGCAATTGACGGAGTACGTTCTCACGGGCTCGGGCAAACGCGTCCGTCCGGGGCTGGTGTATGTGGCTTCCCGGTTCGGCTCGGCGGATCCCGCGGCGGTCCGGGAAACCGCCCTCGCCGTGGAATTGATCCACATCGCCACACTGATTCACGACGACTTGGTGGACGACGCCTTGATGCGGCGGCAGCGCCCCACCGTCGGGGTCAAATTCGGGGAGGGCGCCGCCGTTCTTTTGGGCGACTACGTTTTAGCCCAAGCCTTCCAACGCCTCGGCGCCCTGTGCCGGCCTGAATTGCTCCGGCTCTACGCTGAAACCACCATGGTCATGTGCGAGGGGGAAATCGGCCAGTATGAAAGCCGCTATCGATTCACCCTCTCGGAAAACGACTACCTCGAGTTCCTTCGAAAAAAAACGGCCTCTTTGATGGCGGCGTCCTGCCGCTCGGGCGCGTTGTTGGCCGGGCTCACGGAAGCGCAAGCGCACGCGCTGGAAATTTTCGGTGAAAAAATGGGCGTCGCCTTCCAGGTGGTGGACGATCTGCTGGACGTGGAGGGGGAGGAGGCGGTGGTGGGAAAAACCCTTCACACCGACCTGACCCACGGCAAAATGACCTTGCCCCTCATCCTTTTCGCCGCGCGAATGCCTTCCGCCAAAGAGCGGACGGCCCTGTTCGAACTCCTCAAAAACCCCAACGGACAGATCCGGGGTCTCATTGAACGAGTTCGCGCTTCCGGCGTCCTCTCCGATTGCCGCGCCAAAGTCCAGCAGCTGCTGGCCGAGGCCGAGGGGGCGTTGACCGCCCTGCCCGACGTTCCCGCGCGTCGCCTCCTGGCGGACATCGCCCGGCGGCTGTCCAGCCGCCAAGTTTAACAACGGCCTTTCAAAGCGGTATACTGTTTGCAACCGCCCCGGTGGCGGTGGGAGGCTTCTATGTTCGGCATGGGTTGGCAAGAATTGCTGTTGGTGCTCGTGATCATGTTGTTGTTTTTCGGTCCCAACAAATTGCCCGCCTTGGGCAAAAGCCTCGGGAAGGCCCTGTCCGGTTTCAAACAAGGGCTGAAAGAGGGCCACGACGACATCGAAAAAAGCGTTTCCGACGACCCCAAAGCCTGACCGTTTCATCGCGTTGATCCACCGCTTCGCCCCGTGACCGCCCCCGCCGCGCCTCCCCCCGCCCGCCCCTCCGACACCCCGGGAGATCGGGCCCGTCCGCTGGTCGACCATCTCACCGAAATTCAGCGGCGGCTTCGTTGGGCGCTGGTCTCTGTAGCGGCCTTGTCCGTGGCCGGCTGGTTTCTCACCGCCCCCGTCATTCATCGCTTGGCCCGGTCGGTGGGGCCCATGATCTACCTCGCCCCCACGGAAGCCTTCGCCGTTCGTTTCAAAATGGCCGTTCTCCTCGGGTTGTTTCTCTCGGCCCCCGTGCTGATCTACCACCTCTGGCGCTTTGTCGGCGTCGCTCTGACGTTGAGCGAACGGCGCGTGGTGTTGGGCGCCCTCCCCTTTTCCTACCTCTTGTTCCTCCTGGGGGCGTCGTTGGGCTGGTTCGTGATCGTTCCGGTGGGGCTCAAGATCCTGACGGGGTTTGCCACCGCCGATCTTCGACCGACGCTGTCGGTGGCCGCGGTGTTGGAGTTCGCCCTTTGGACCTCGGGGGGGCTCGGACTATTGTTTCAGCTTCCGGTTGTGATCGCCGCCCTGGCCGCCTGGGGGTTTGTCCGCGCGGCGACGCTCCGCCGCTACCGGCGGCACGCGCTCATCGCCATCTTGATCCTGTCGGCCGTGGTGACCCCGGGTCCGGACGTCTTTTCCCAATTGGCGCTGGCGCTTCCGACCTATTTGTTGTTTGAAATTTCCATCGCCGTCGCTCGGGCGATGGAACCTTGACACCCCCGTGAGCGTGTTATACACTTACGTTTTCCAATACCACCGCTGATCACCGAAGGGAGACGCACCATGGCAGCCATCGATCCGGATTTTCAGAAAAACCGAACCAAACTCGCCGACCACGCCGGTCACGCCGTTTGGGGACCCGAAGAAAAGCCCGCGAAGCTGGGCATTCACGGCACCTGGGTCGCCGTGGATTTCGATTTGTGCCTCGCCGACGGCGCCTGCCTGGACGCCTGCCCCGAGAACGTGTTCACCTGGTTGGACACCCCGGGACACCCGGTGTCGGCCAAGAAAGCCGATCCGTCGAAAGAAGATTCCTGCATTTTCTGCATGGCCTGCGAAAGCGTTTGCCCGGTGGTGGCCATTAAGATCACCCCGAAATAAGCGTTGCTTTTTCCAGAGCCCGTCCCGGCGCCGTCGGCCGGGGCGGGCTTTTTGTTTGCCTTCGTCGAATCCAATTGGTATAATTAAACCGTTGTGAACCGCAGGGGCGGCGCTGTCGGCCGCCCAAATTCACACATCCCCGGATGGCCGTCGAGGTCCCAGAGTTCATGGGTCGGCGGGCGAGCGAAGGGGATGGAGGAGCGGGGGTCCAACCCCGCAAAAACCAGACACAGGTTATCGGACCCGCTGTTTCCATGGCGGGATCCTCGCTGTGAAGGGGCGGTCGCGCATTCGGCGGCCGTTTTTTTTTCGGCGAACCGGTGTCTCATTCAAGGAGGAATTCGCACCAATGGCGTCCATATCCATGAAAGCGTTGCTCGAGGCCGGGGTTCATTTCGGCCACCAAACCCGTCGCTGGAACCCGAAAATGTCCAAATACATTTTCGGCAGCCGGAACAACATTCACATCATCGACCTGCAAAAAACCGTCAAGGAACTCAAGAAAGCCCTGACGTACGTCCGCGATTTGGCGGCCGACGGGAAAACCCTTCTTTTTGTCGGAACCAAGAAACAGGCCCGGGAAGCCATTTCCCAGGAAGCCGCCCGCTGCGGCATGCCCTTCATCCGGGACCGCTGGTTGGGCGGAACGCTCACCAACTTTGAAACCGTCCGCCGATCGGCCAAACGCCTGCAGGAATTGGAACGCATGAAACAAAGCGGGGTGTTCGCTTCCCTGTCCAAAAAAGAAACCATGCGCCGGGAAAAAGACATCAAGCGCCTGGCGAAATCCCTGGACGGCATCAAGAACATGGACAGCCTGCCCCACGCCTTGTTCATTGTGGACCCCGTTCAGGAAATCACGGCCGTGACGGAGTCCCGCCGGATGGAGATCCCCATCGTTTCGATCTGCGACACGAACTGCGACCCCGACCTCATCGACTGGCCCATGCCCGGCAACGACGACGCCATCCGCTCGGTCCGGCTCTTCTGCAAGCTGGTGGCCGACAGCGTGTTGGAAGGCCGCGAATTGGCCAAGCGCAAAGACCCCGCCGCCGGCGACGCCGCGGCGCCCGAAGGCGAAATCGCCCTCACCGACAGCGCCGCGGACGTGCCCGTCGTCCCGGTCGAAACCACCAACGCCTAATTCGGAGGCCGCCATGCCCGTTGTCACCAGTGATCTCGTAGCGCAGCTCCGCGCCAAAACCGGCGCGGGCCTCAT
The window above is part of the Elusimicrobiota bacterium genome. Proteins encoded here:
- a CDS encoding NADH-quinone oxidoreductase subunit N; the protein is MNAIVPELILTAAALALFLLEAFRPGRKAPAVLLAALGLAGAAGALGGTVDGCAWDFLAFDAATRYLKGLALIAVGLVSVFSATFPAFQRKDFSWGTFFGLLLLSTVGLFFMMSARDILLLLIAIELVSLTSFVLTGILREDRRSSEAAIKYFLVGAFSAGLLIYGFSILYGLTGTTRIDALLTATVDLPALPLTGALFFILAGFGFKLALAPFHMWAPDVYEGAPTPVTAYLSVGPKAAAFGLLLHVLPNHGALHLTPLLAALSALTMTVGNLAALRQTNVKRLLAYSSVAQMGYVLMGFTAAGNNGARSVLVYLSGYVFMNLGAFASVLAMGQESKTESIDGFKGLAQRSLPLALTTMFFMLSLTGVPPFIGFIGKFSLFSAVLQSPGLLWLAVVAAVNSVVSFAYYFSIVRAMFFDPNERPAPLSFSPALAGCLALTGVVTAAVGLFPNTFLLLVQKVLP
- a CDS encoding polyprenyl synthetase family protein, whose product is MVPPVFKVLEPVLQSPGAEGLPEFLTAVEKAFAEFAKNRTGFLGQLTEYVLTGSGKRVRPGLVYVASRFGSADPAAVRETALAVELIHIATLIHDDLVDDALMRRQRPTVGVKFGEGAAVLLGDYVLAQAFQRLGALCRPELLRLYAETTMVMCEGEIGQYESRYRFTLSENDYLEFLRKKTASLMAASCRSGALLAGLTEAQAHALEIFGEKMGVAFQVVDDLLDVEGEEAVVGKTLHTDLTHGKMTLPLILFAARMPSAKERTALFELLKNPNGQIRGLIERVRASGVLSDCRAKVQQLLAEAEGALTALPDVPARRLLADIARRLSSRQV
- the tatA gene encoding twin-arginine translocase TatA/TatE family subunit, producing the protein MFGMGWQELLLVLVIMLLFFGPNKLPALGKSLGKALSGFKQGLKEGHDDIEKSVSDDPKA
- the tatC gene encoding twin-arginine translocase subunit TatC, yielding MTAPAAPPPARPSDTPGDRARPLVDHLTEIQRRLRWALVSVAALSVAGWFLTAPVIHRLARSVGPMIYLAPTEAFAVRFKMAVLLGLFLSAPVLIYHLWRFVGVALTLSERRVVLGALPFSYLLFLLGASLGWFVIVPVGLKILTGFATADLRPTLSVAAVLEFALWTSGGLGLLFQLPVVIAALAAWGFVRAATLRRYRRHALIAILILSAVVTPGPDVFSQLALALPTYLLFEISIAVARAMEP
- a CDS encoding ferredoxin family protein, whose amino-acid sequence is MAAIDPDFQKNRTKLADHAGHAVWGPEEKPAKLGIHGTWVAVDFDLCLADGACLDACPENVFTWLDTPGHPVSAKKADPSKEDSCIFCMACESVCPVVAIKITPK
- the rpsB gene encoding 30S ribosomal protein S2; this encodes MASISMKALLEAGVHFGHQTRRWNPKMSKYIFGSRNNIHIIDLQKTVKELKKALTYVRDLAADGKTLLFVGTKKQAREAISQEAARCGMPFIRDRWLGGTLTNFETVRRSAKRLQELERMKQSGVFASLSKKETMRREKDIKRLAKSLDGIKNMDSLPHALFIVDPVQEITAVTESRRMEIPIVSICDTNCDPDLIDWPMPGNDDAIRSVRLFCKLVADSVLEGRELAKRKDPAAGDAAAPEGEIALTDSAADVPVVPVETTNA